From Mucilaginibacter rubeus, a single genomic window includes:
- a CDS encoding LytR/AlgR family response regulator transcription factor — translation MLNCIIIDDEQFSVDAILKYIELLPKLYVVAIYNNPLKALENVTLENNIDLIFMDIDMPFLSGIELAKALRPKTQKLIFTTSHSKYAFDAYEVEGDAYLLKPFSFGKFSMTINRLFPNETVAKIPEISHGDDYFMVKNKEEDLRIVKVGYKEVIAFESSQNYLKIHLANNKVLTVYLTIKDILELLGSRDEFKQFHRAFVISTDCINYIEGNIVKMNNNLSFTVGESYRENFTSYLSGKLLKTSRKR, via the coding sequence ATGTTGAATTGTATTATTATTGATGACGAACAATTTTCTGTTGATGCAATTCTAAAATACATCGAACTTCTCCCAAAACTTTATGTTGTGGCAATTTACAATAACCCACTTAAAGCTTTAGAAAATGTTACCCTGGAGAATAATATCGATTTGATTTTTATGGACATAGATATGCCTTTTTTGTCCGGAATCGAATTAGCAAAAGCTTTAAGGCCTAAAACACAAAAACTAATATTTACAACGTCTCACTCTAAATATGCATTTGATGCATATGAAGTGGAAGGCGATGCCTATCTATTAAAACCCTTTAGTTTTGGGAAGTTTTCAATGACAATCAATCGGTTGTTTCCGAATGAAACGGTTGCCAAGATCCCAGAAATAAGCCACGGCGATGATTATTTTATGGTAAAAAATAAAGAGGAAGACTTGCGGATCGTAAAGGTTGGCTACAAAGAAGTTATCGCTTTTGAAAGTTCACAAAATTATTTGAAGATACACTTGGCAAATAATAAGGTCTTAACCGTTTATTTAACGATTAAAGATATTTTGGAACTCTTGGGATCACGTGATGAATTCAAGCAGTTTCACAGGGCCTTTGTTATTTCGACCGATTGCATAAATTACATAGAAGGCAACATTGTCAAAATGAACAATAATTTATCATTCACCGTTGGCGAAAGTTATCGCGAAAATTTTACATCCTACTTGTCCGGCAAGCTGCTTAAAACCTCAAGGAAGCGGTAA